GCTTCATCCACGACGTGGGCGCGGGCGGCCTGTCCAACGCCTTCCCGGAACTGGTCAACGACGGCGACCGCGGTGGCCGTTTCGAACTGCGCAACATTCCAAACGACGAGCCGGGCATGGCCCCGCACGAAATCTGGTCCAACGAATCCCAGGAACGTTACGTGCTGGCCGTTGGCCCGGCCGACTTCGAGCGCTTCAAGGCGATCTGCGAGCGCGAGCGTTGCCCGTTCGCCGTGGTCGGCGAAGCCACTGCCGAGCCGCAACTGACTGTCACCGACAGCCACTTCGGCAACAGCCCGGTGGACATGCCGTTGGAAGTGCTGCTGGGCAAGCCGCCGCGCATGCACCGTTCGGTGAAGCGCGAAGCCGAGCTGGGCGACGACTTCGATCCGTCGACCCTGGACATCGCCGACAGCGTCGAGCGCGTCCTGCATCACCCGGCCGTGGCCAGCAAGAGCTTCCTGATCACCATCGGCGACCGCACCATCACCGGCCTCGTGGCCCGTGACCAGATGGTCGGCCCGTGGCAGGTTCCGGTGGCCGACGTTGCCGTCACCGCCACCAGCTTCGACGTCTACACCGGCGAAGCCATGGCGATGGGCGAGCGCACTCCGCTGGCACTGCTGGACGCTCCGGCGTCGGGTCGCATGGCCATTGGCGAAACCCTGACCAACCTCGCGGCCTCGCGCATCGGCAAGATCTCCGACATCAAACTGTCGGCGAACTGGATGTCCGCCGCCGGTCACCCGGGCGAAGACGCGCGTCTGTACGACACCGTGAAAGCGGTCGGCATGGAGCTGTGCCCTGAGTTGGGCATCACCATTCCGGTGGGCAAGGACTCCATGTCCATGGCCACTCGCTGGAACGAAGACGGCGTGGAGAAGACCGTCACTTCGCCAATGTCGCTGATCGTGACCGGTTTCGCCCCAGTGACCGACATCCGTCAGACCCTGACCCCGCAACTGCGCATGGACAAGGGCACCACCGACCTGATTCTGATCGACCTGGGCCGTGGCCAGAACCGCATGGGCGCCTCGATCCTGGCCCAGGTTCACGGCAAGCTCGGCAGCCAGGCTCCGGACGTCGATGACGCCGAAGACCTGAAAGCCTTCTTCGCGGTGATCCAGGGCTTGAATGCCGACGGTCACCTGCTGGCTTACCACGACCGTTCCGACGGCGGTCTGCTGACCTCCGTGGTGGAAATGGCCTTCGCCGGTCACTGCGGCCTGAGCCTGAACCTCGACAGCCTGGCGGATTCTTCGGCCGACATCGCCGCGATCCTGTTCAACGAAGAACTGGGCGCCGTGATCCAGGTTCGCCAGGACTCCACCCCGGACATCCTCGCGCAGTTCAGCGCTGCCGGTCTGGGTGACTGCGTGTCGGTGATCGGCCAGCCGATCAACAATGGCCAGGTCAACATCACCTTCAACGGCGACACCGTGTTCGAAGGCCAGCGTCGTCTGCTGCAACGCCAGTGGGCCGAGACCAGCTACCAGATCCAGCGTCTGCGTGACAACGCCGACTGCGCCGATCAGGAATTCGATGTCCTGCTGGAAGAAGACAACCCGGGCCTGAACTTCAAGCTCAGCTACGACGTGAACCAGGACGTCGCCGCGCCTTACATCAAGAAAGGCATTCGCCCACAGGTTGCCGTGCTGCGTGAGCAGGGCGTCAACGGTCAGGTGGAAATGGCGGCCGCGTTCGACCGCGCCGGTTTCAACGCGATCGACGTGCACATGAGCGACATTCTGGCCGGCCGTGTCGACCTGAACGACTTCAAGGGCATGGTCGCTTGCGGTGGCTTCTCCTACGGTGACGTACTGGGTGCCGGTGAAGGCTGGGCCAAGTCGGCCTTGTTCAACAGCCGTGCCCGCGACGCCTTCCAGGGCTTCTTCGAGCGTAACGACAGCTTCACCCTCGGCGTGTGCAACGGTTGCCAGATGATGTCCAACCTGCACGAGCTGATTCCGGGCAGCGAGTTCTGGCCGCACTTCGTGCGTAACCGTTCCGAGCAGTTCGAAGCCCGTGTGGCCATGGTGCAGATCCAGGAGTCGAACTCGATCTTCCTGCAGGGCATGGCCGGTTCGCGCATGCCGATCGCCATCGCCCACGGCGAAGGCCATGCCGAGTTCGCCAGCGAAGAAGCGTTGCTGGAAGCCGACCTGTCCGGTTGCGTGGCGATGCGTTTCGTCGACAACCACGGCAAGGTCACCGAGAAATACCCGGCCAACCCGAACGGCTCGCCGCGCGGGATCACCGGCCTGACCAGCCGCGACGGTCGCGTGACCATCATGATGCCGCACCCGGAGCGTGTATTCCGTGCCGTGCAGAACTCGTGGCGTTCGGATGACTGGAACGAAGACGCTCCTTGGATGCGCATGTTCCGCAACGCTCGTGTGTGGGTGAACTAACGGCTGTGTACAAGCTCAGCTTTTTCGTTCCCGACAGTCATGTCGAAGTGGTCAAGAGCGCCGTATTCGCCGCCGGTGGTGGTCGGATCGGCGCTTACGACCACTGTGCATGGCAGGTGTTGGGCCAGGGGCAGTTTCGGCCATTGGACGGCAGCCAGCCGTTCATTGGCGAAGCGGGGCAGGTCGAGCGAGTCGAGGAGTGGAAGGTTGAGCTGGTGGTGGCCGATGAGTTGATTCGCCCGGTGGTGGCGGCTCTGAAACAGAGTCATCCCTATGAGACACCGGCGTATGAGGTGTTGCGGCTGGAGGATTTCTGATCCTGCTGACTGCTGAAATGAAAAACCCGCTGAAGTGATTCGGCGGGTTTTTTTATGCCCAGGGTTTGTGTTGTGAGTGAGGGCCTCATCGCGAGCAGGCTCGCTCCCACAATGGGCCTGTGTACACCGGCCCCTGTGGGAGCGAGCCTGCTCGCGAATGCGGCCTGTCATACACCGAAAATCTAAACCTTGGCACTGACCTCACTGCGATTGACCAACGCCTCCAGCGCTCCACTCAAACTAGCGGCCCTGTCACCCACCAACAGGTGCCAGATCCCGCCCTCAAGCTGACTCACACCCTGACACCCCAGCGCCTTCAAATCACACTCCGACAACGCCTTGCCATCTGCCAGTTGCAGACGAATGCGGGTCATCGCCACGCAATCCAGTTGCAGCACATTGTCGCCACCGCCGAGGGCGCTCAGCCATTGTTGCGCTTCAGATGTTGCCACCGTGACTACTGGCGGAGTGTCGATAATCGCAGCCGGGGTAGCGATCAGCGCGCGACCCAAAGCCGGCATCGCCAGGCGAATCTCATCGGCAATGCTGTCGGCCATCGGCCCGACCACCACCTGCAAACTGCCGCCCTTGCCCGGCCGCACCACGGCCATGGCGCCGAGTGCTTTCAAATCCGCATCCGAAGCCTTGTTGCGATCGACCATGTCCAGGCGCAGGCGAGTGGTGCAGGCGCCGACGGTGATCAGGTTCTCGGCGCCACCCAATGCCTTGATATAGGCCCCGGCGCGGTCGCTATCGGCCACTGCCGCTTTTTCAGTCGTGGCAGTGTCTTCGCGCCCCGGCGTCTTGAGGTTGAAGCGGCGAATGCAGAAATCGAACACCCCGTAGTAGATCACCGCATAGACCAGACCGACCGGAACCACGAGCCAGCCATTGGTGGATTTGCCCCAGCCAAGAATCATGTCGATGAAGCCGCCGGAGAAGGTAAATCCGAGGTGGATGTTCAGCAGGTTGGTGACCGCCATGGACAGGCCGGTCAGCAGCGCGTGCAGCAGAAAGAGCAATGGCGCGAGAAACATGAAGGCGAATTCGATCGGCTCGGTAACACCGGTCAGGAATGAAGTCAGGGCCATCGACAGGAAAATCCCTCCCATGATTTTGCGCCGTTCCGGCAGGGCGTTGCGGTACATCGCCAGGCAAGCGGCAGGCAGGCCGAAGAGCATCACCGGGAACATGCCGGTCATGAACTGGCCGCCTTTCGGGTCGCCGGCGAAGTAGCGCGACAGGTCGCCGGTTACGAGGGCGCCGGTGGTCGGGTCGGTGAAGTTGCCGAACACGAACCACGCCATGTTGTTGAGGATGTGGTGCAGGCCGGTGACAATCAGCAGGCGATTGAACACGCCGAAGACGAACGCACCCAAGCTGCCACTTTCCATCAGCAAGGCGCCGAAGCTGTTGATGCCGTGCTGGATCGGCGGCCAGATCAGACCAAACACCACGCCCAGCCCGACCGCGCTGAAACCGGTGACGATCGGCACGAAACGCCGGCCACCGAAGAATGCCAGGTACTCCGGCAGCTTGATGTCCTTGAAGCGGTTGTACAGCGCACCGGCCATCAGGCCGCTGATGATCCCTGCGAGCATGCCCATGTTGATGCTCGTATCCAGCACCTTGAGCGTGGAGACCATCACCAGATAACCAATGGCCCCGGCCAGGCCGGCCGTACCGTTGTTGTCCTTGGCAAAACCCACCGCGATACCGATGGCAAAGATCAGCGCCAGGTTGGCGAAAATCACCTGGCCGGCATCGTGGATGATCGCGATATTCAACAGGTCCGTGTCACCCAGACGCAGCAACAGGCCGGCAATCGGCAGGATCGCGATCGGCAGCATCAGCGCGCGGCCGAGGCGTTGCAGGCCTTCGATGAAGTATTGGTACATGGCGGTTCTCCGTGGATTTTTATTGTTCTTCAGCTCAGAGGCCAATGTTGGTGACAGGCGTGTCGCACCGCGCTGGCGCTGCTCAACTTGAGCAAGTCCTGGCTGATGCGCCGGCATTCGCCGGCGTCGAGGTGGCGCACGCGGTCCTTGATTTCACCGACCTGCACCGGGCTTACCGACAGTTCGCTCACGCCCAGTCCGATCAGCACAGGCGTGGCCAGTGGATCGGAAGCCAGCGCGCCGCACACACCGACCCAGCGTCCGTGCTGCGCGGCGCCGGCGCAGGTCTGGGCGATCAGGCGCAGCAGCGCCGGATGCAGGGCATCGACACGCGAGGCGAGGCCGGCGTGGTCGCGGTCCATGGCCAGGGTGTATTGCGACAGATCGTTGGTGCCGATGGACAGGAAGTCCGCGTGTTCGGCCAACTGTTCGGATAACAGCGCGGCGGCCGGCACTTCGATCATCACCCCCAGCTCCGGTCGTTCACTCACGCCCAGTTCGCTGCACAAGGCATCGAGACGCTGACGGATGTGCAGCAGTTCATCGACTTCGGTGACCATCGGCAACAGGATCCGGCAGCGGGACAATGGCGTGACGTGAAGCAGGGCACGCAGTTGCTGGTCGAGAATTTCCGGGCGGGCCTGGGCCAGGCGAATGCCGCGCAGACCGAGCACCGGATTGGCTTCGACCGGTAGCGGCAAGTAATCGAGTTGCTTGTCGCCGCCGACGTCGATGGTGCGGATGATCACCGACTTGTCGCCCATGGCATCGAGCACGGCTTGATAGGCGCGGTGTTGCTCCTGTTCGTCTGGCGCGGTCTGGCGGTCGACGAACAGGAACTCGGTACGCAACAGGCCGACGCCGTCGGCACCGTTGGCCAGTGCATCGGCGGCTTCAACACTGGAGGCGACGTTGGCGGCGACTTCGATGCGCAGGCCGTCGCGGGTTTGCGCCGGTGTGTGGGCCTGGGATTGTTGCTCTTTGCGACGTTGCTCGTGCTGTATTTGCGCCTGATGGACTTCGGCCAGGCGTTCGGCGCTCGGCACCAGTTCGAGACGACCACCGTCGGCGTCCAGCACCACCGCCTGGCCTTGCTCCTGATCCAGCAGCGACGTGCCGAGCGCAACCACACAAGGCAAGCCTTTGCCGCGCGCGAGGATCGCCACGTGGGAAGTCGCGCCGCCCTCGGCCATGCACAACCCGGCGACACCTTGCTGACTCAGTTGCAGCAGATCGGATGGGGTCAATTCGTGGGCCGCGACGATGGCGCCCGGCGTTATGTCGTAATGCCAGGCTTCACCGAGCAGGGCGCGCAGCACCCGTTGCTTGAGATCGCGCAGGTCGTTGGCGCGTTCGGCCAAAAGTGAACTGCCCAATTGCTGGAGCACCTCGCATTGGGCATCGATCGATTGGCTCCAGGCGTGGGTCGCGGCGCTGCCCTGATCGATGGAAAGGCTGGCTGCGTCGAGCAAGGCCGGGTCTTCGAGCAAC
This genomic interval from Pseudomonas putida contains the following:
- the ptsP gene encoding phosphoenolpyruvate--protein phosphotransferase, with translation MHNNNKELTLSAPLSGPVLTLAKVPDAVFASGAMGDGIAIDPLNDTLHAPCAGVVVHVARTGHAVTLRADNGAELLLHLGLDTVELQGQGFSMLVQEGARVANGQPLLRYEQDRVAQQCKSLVSLLILTNSQDFQARPITLKSVKVGEPLLHIIRRHGAGVATDVEGVGEEQIGHIRIAHRGGLHARPAALIRQTAQGFKSKSKLHFAGKSASCDSLIGLMGLAIGEQDEVQVSCQGPDAEAALQALLIALTTALPEEHHAAAPPPMFQRNRAAEAGVLHGVCAAPGLVGGPLVRLSAISLPVDTGDNDPTQQRQALDTALAQVRSEIASTLTQTRKLKNTDEEAIFAAHLALLEDPALLDAASLSIDQGSAATHAWSQSIDAQCEVLQQLGSSLLAERANDLRDLKQRVLRALLGEAWHYDITPGAIVAAHELTPSDLLQLSQQGVAGLCMAEGGATSHVAILARGKGLPCVVALGTSLLDQEQGQAVVLDADGGRLELVPSAERLAEVHQAQIQHEQRRKEQQSQAHTPAQTRDGLRIEVAANVASSVEAADALANGADGVGLLRTEFLFVDRQTAPDEQEQHRAYQAVLDAMGDKSVIIRTIDVGGDKQLDYLPLPVEANPVLGLRGIRLAQARPEILDQQLRALLHVTPLSRCRILLPMVTEVDELLHIRQRLDALCSELGVSERPELGVMIEVPAAALLSEQLAEHADFLSIGTNDLSQYTLAMDRDHAGLASRVDALHPALLRLIAQTCAGAAQHGRWVGVCGALASDPLATPVLIGLGVSELSVSPVQVGEIKDRVRHLDAGECRRISQDLLKLSSASAVRHACHQHWPLS
- the purL gene encoding phosphoribosylformylglycinamidine synthase, yielding MLILRGAPALSAFRHSKLLEQLSQKVSAVSGLYAEFAHFAEVTGVLTGDEQQVLARLLKYGPSVPVQEPTGRLFLVLPRFGTISPWSSKASDIARNCGLGKIQRLERGIAFYVAGQFSDADAQVIADTLHDRMTQIVLGNLEQAAGLFSHAEPKPLTAIDLLGGGRAALEKANVELGLALAEDEIDYLVDAFLGLKRNPHDIELMMFAQANSEHCRHKIFNASWDIDGESQEKSLFGMIKNTYQMHNEGVLSAYKDNASVIVGSVAGRFFPDPETRQYGAVQEPVHILMKVETHNHPTAIAPFPGASTGSGGEIRDEGATGRGAKPKAGLTGFTVSNLQIPGFEQPWEVPYGKPERIVNALDIMIEGPLGGAAFNNEFGRPALTGYFRTFEQSITTPHGDEVRGYHKPIMLAGGMGNIREEHVQKGEIVVGSKLIVLGGPAMLIGLGGGAASSMATGTSSADLDFASVQRENPEMERRCQEVIDRCWQLGDKNPISFIHDVGAGGLSNAFPELVNDGDRGGRFELRNIPNDEPGMAPHEIWSNESQERYVLAVGPADFERFKAICERERCPFAVVGEATAEPQLTVTDSHFGNSPVDMPLEVLLGKPPRMHRSVKREAELGDDFDPSTLDIADSVERVLHHPAVASKSFLITIGDRTITGLVARDQMVGPWQVPVADVAVTATSFDVYTGEAMAMGERTPLALLDAPASGRMAIGETLTNLAASRIGKISDIKLSANWMSAAGHPGEDARLYDTVKAVGMELCPELGITIPVGKDSMSMATRWNEDGVEKTVTSPMSLIVTGFAPVTDIRQTLTPQLRMDKGTTDLILIDLGRGQNRMGASILAQVHGKLGSQAPDVDDAEDLKAFFAVIQGLNADGHLLAYHDRSDGGLLTSVVEMAFAGHCGLSLNLDSLADSSADIAAILFNEELGAVIQVRQDSTPDILAQFSAAGLGDCVSVIGQPINNGQVNITFNGDTVFEGQRRLLQRQWAETSYQIQRLRDNADCADQEFDVLLEEDNPGLNFKLSYDVNQDVAAPYIKKGIRPQVAVLREQGVNGQVEMAAAFDRAGFNAIDVHMSDILAGRVDLNDFKGMVACGGFSYGDVLGAGEGWAKSALFNSRARDAFQGFFERNDSFTLGVCNGCQMMSNLHELIPGSEFWPHFVRNRSEQFEARVAMVQIQESNSIFLQGMAGSRMPIAIAHGEGHAEFASEEALLEADLSGCVAMRFVDNHGKVTEKYPANPNGSPRGITGLTSRDGRVTIMMPHPERVFRAVQNSWRSDDWNEDAPWMRMFRNARVWVN
- the nagE gene encoding N-acetylglucosamine-specific PTS transporter subunit IIBC — protein: MYQYFIEGLQRLGRALMLPIAILPIAGLLLRLGDTDLLNIAIIHDAGQVIFANLALIFAIGIAVGFAKDNNGTAGLAGAIGYLVMVSTLKVLDTSINMGMLAGIISGLMAGALYNRFKDIKLPEYLAFFGGRRFVPIVTGFSAVGLGVVFGLIWPPIQHGINSFGALLMESGSLGAFVFGVFNRLLIVTGLHHILNNMAWFVFGNFTDPTTGALVTGDLSRYFAGDPKGGQFMTGMFPVMLFGLPAACLAMYRNALPERRKIMGGIFLSMALTSFLTGVTEPIEFAFMFLAPLLFLLHALLTGLSMAVTNLLNIHLGFTFSGGFIDMILGWGKSTNGWLVVPVGLVYAVIYYGVFDFCIRRFNLKTPGREDTATTEKAAVADSDRAGAYIKALGGAENLITVGACTTRLRLDMVDRNKASDADLKALGAMAVVRPGKGGSLQVVVGPMADSIADEIRLAMPALGRALIATPAAIIDTPPVVTVATSEAQQWLSALGGGDNVLQLDCVAMTRIRLQLADGKALSECDLKALGCQGVSQLEGGIWHLLVGDRAASLSGALEALVNRSEVSAKV
- a CDS encoding YqfO family protein: MYKLSFFVPDSHVEVVKSAVFAAGGGRIGAYDHCAWQVLGQGQFRPLDGSQPFIGEAGQVERVEEWKVELVVADELIRPVVAALKQSHPYETPAYEVLRLEDF